One Verrucomicrobiota bacterium genomic window carries:
- a CDS encoding oligosaccharide flippase family protein, with protein sequence MSLRTEVCMNYAEVKRNIWSNSISNYIRTVVGMAVGLLTFRMLYQALNKEQFGFWSLLWSVFGYGILLDFGFGFAAQKRVAELSVKQDWAKLSRVLSTILFFYTGVAVFIALIVLVGSTHIVGWFGVSPQNAEEFRRILVVFFVGIGIAFPMGIFPEILRGQQRIRLVNNLISAALVLRLGLIACAVWYKWSFMAVMFIALVFALIPDCLAALLALRWMPAVRLSPRLFSPALMRETMSFSIFAYLGTATNIVLGKTDQLVLGATLSISAVALYQAGAKIAEVFSQFTRQVQDTLSPAAAHLHAIGDRAALSDLLVNSMRWSVLIATPLYLLCAFYLDELLQLLTGDRLIARETYLVGQVLLLWFYTTILTHSVSKRIFMMCGHERRLLWLGLGEAIANLALSVTLVLIFRNVAAVAVGSLIPTLYFGWVHLWPWMAREAGMRGWQLFSRTVLPSWAACVPMLVVLVAFQFVTLAPGGKAVVAMFIESAIAGLVALVGLWRIALNVNEREQLAVKFFAKFPRLRKQPV encoded by the coding sequence GTGTCGTTACGGACGGAGGTCTGCATGAACTACGCGGAGGTGAAGCGCAACATTTGGAGTAACTCGATCTCAAACTATATCCGCACGGTGGTCGGCATGGCCGTGGGATTACTCACGTTTCGCATGCTCTACCAGGCGCTTAACAAGGAACAGTTCGGCTTCTGGTCGCTGCTCTGGAGCGTGTTTGGCTACGGCATTCTGCTCGACTTTGGGTTTGGCTTCGCCGCGCAGAAGCGGGTCGCCGAGTTGTCAGTCAAACAGGATTGGGCCAAGCTTAGCCGCGTGTTGAGCACCATTCTTTTCTTCTACACCGGCGTGGCCGTATTCATCGCGCTGATCGTCCTGGTTGGTTCGACGCACATTGTGGGCTGGTTTGGGGTGTCCCCTCAGAATGCGGAAGAGTTCCGGCGCATCCTCGTGGTCTTCTTTGTCGGGATTGGCATTGCTTTTCCGATGGGCATCTTTCCGGAAATTCTCCGCGGCCAGCAACGCATCCGCCTCGTCAACAACCTCATCTCCGCCGCGCTCGTGCTGCGCCTCGGGTTGATCGCCTGCGCGGTCTGGTACAAGTGGAGTTTCATGGCGGTGATGTTCATTGCACTGGTCTTTGCACTCATACCAGATTGTCTGGCCGCCTTGCTCGCGCTGCGGTGGATGCCGGCCGTGCGACTGAGCCCGCGTCTATTTTCGCCCGCATTGATGCGCGAGACCATGTCATTTTCCATCTTTGCCTATCTTGGCACGGCCACGAATATCGTGCTGGGAAAGACCGATCAACTGGTGCTTGGCGCGACGCTTTCGATTAGCGCGGTGGCGTTATACCAGGCCGGTGCCAAGATTGCCGAGGTTTTCAGCCAGTTTACCCGACAGGTACAGGATACGCTTTCGCCCGCCGCCGCGCACCTGCATGCCATCGGCGACCGTGCGGCCCTGAGCGACCTGCTCGTGAACAGTATGCGCTGGAGCGTGCTCATCGCCACACCGTTGTATTTGCTCTGCGCGTTTTATCTCGATGAATTGCTGCAACTACTCACCGGCGACCGGCTCATCGCCCGTGAGACCTACCTGGTCGGTCAGGTGTTGCTGCTATGGTTTTATACCACCATCCTCACGCACAGCGTATCGAAACGCATCTTCATGATGTGCGGCCACGAGCGCCGCCTGCTTTGGCTTGGGCTGGGTGAGGCGATCGCCAATCTGGCGCTCAGCGTTACGCTCGTCCTCATTTTCCGTAACGTCGCCGCGGTGGCAGTTGGCTCACTTATTCCCACCCTTTACTTCGGCTGGGTGCATCTCTGGCCGTGGATGGCGCGCGAGGCTGGAATGCGCGGGTGGCAACTTTTCTCGCGCACGGTGTTGCCGTCGTGGGCGGCCTGCGTGCCGATGCTGGTGGTGCTGGTCGCATTTCAGTTTGTAACGCTGGCCCCCGGCGGCAAGGCAGTGGTGGCAATGTTCATTGAGTCAGCGATCGCCGGGCTGGTCGCGTTGGTGGGTCTTTGGCGCATCGCCCTGAATGTAAACGAGCGGGAACAGCTTGCCGTGAAATTTTTCGCAAAATTCCCGCGGCTGCGGAAACAACCGGTATGA
- a CDS encoding glycosyltransferase codes for MSTPIVSIIMRSYNEAWALKETLPALQAQEYRNWELIVIDSGSTDGSQELIRAVQPAHFIQITPQEYNPSRVMNQGMRLAQSEFGIFLNADATPQGTHWLQPLVGTLQNCRVAACFGRQIPRPDCQAVFACDYERCFGPNRESVNWEHFFSMVSSGLRKDAWAKRGFREDLQYAEDDEYTRWCKAQGYEVVYVPTSVVMHSHNYTPQQAWKRSFGDARAHGKSWSGRPGEFNWLKTVAFGWLSDVLHDAKFCAQTRRLRELPHAARIRWQQRCGKLAGFRQGWAEANGGER; via the coding sequence ATGAGTACTCCCATCGTCAGTATCATCATGCGCAGCTACAACGAGGCTTGGGCCTTGAAGGAAACACTGCCCGCCCTTCAAGCCCAGGAATACCGGAACTGGGAGTTGATCGTCATTGATAGCGGCAGCACGGATGGCTCCCAGGAACTTATCCGCGCCGTTCAACCCGCGCATTTCATTCAAATCACTCCGCAGGAATACAACCCCAGCCGCGTGATGAATCAGGGGATGCGCCTCGCACAGTCCGAGTTTGGCATCTTCCTTAATGCCGATGCTACGCCGCAGGGAACTCACTGGTTACAGCCCTTGGTGGGGACACTCCAAAACTGCCGGGTTGCCGCCTGTTTCGGACGTCAGATTCCCCGTCCGGATTGTCAGGCGGTATTCGCCTGTGACTATGAACGCTGTTTTGGTCCAAACCGTGAATCCGTCAACTGGGAACATTTCTTCAGCATGGTTAGCAGCGGTCTGCGCAAAGATGCGTGGGCTAAGCGCGGGTTCCGCGAGGACCTGCAATACGCCGAGGACGACGAATACACGCGCTGGTGCAAGGCCCAGGGTTATGAGGTGGTTTACGTGCCGACGTCGGTGGTCATGCACTCGCACAACTACACGCCGCAGCAAGCCTGGAAACGCAGCTTTGGCGACGCCCGGGCCCATGGTAAATCATGGTCCGGCCGCCCGGGGGAATTCAATTGGTTGAAGACGGTCGCATTCGGCTGGCTGAGCGATGTGCTTCACGACGCCAAATTCTGTGCCCAAACGCGACGCCTGCGCGAGCTTCCGCACGCCGCCCGCATACGCTGGCAGCAGCGGTGTGGCAAGCTGGCCGGGTTCCGTCAGGGCTGGGCTGAGGCCAATGGAGGTGAACGATGA